Proteins encoded together in one Synechococcus sp. A15-62 window:
- a CDS encoding PRC-barrel domain-containing protein has protein sequence MTPTPTPNDAITTGVPSDRLWLRSELMGTQVITRDTGRRLGVVGEVIVDIDRREVVAVGLRDNPLTRFLPGLPRWMPLDRIRQVGDVILVDSADSLSENFNPERYSRVINCQVITESGEQLGRVLGFAFDIETGELTTLVMGALGVPLLGEGVLSTWEMPVEEIVSSGPDRIIVYEGAEDKLKQLNSGVLEKLGVGGPSWEEQERERYRVNLVPVENQLTSGQPQEQEQRRLQASEAERFEADAELEYVELEDRRQELMQQRRYLDEPQRYDEQPYAEPPRYDERPPERARTYNEPAPFEQQPAYEEQAAYGEQAAYEEQPPRRAMPASRRAVQQSGEPLDVEPMEDAAPQRRSQDLDDPW, from the coding sequence TTGACCCCGACCCCTACCCCAAACGACGCCATCACCACAGGCGTGCCAAGCGATCGCCTCTGGTTGCGCTCCGAATTGATGGGCACCCAGGTGATCACCCGTGACACCGGCCGCCGCCTGGGGGTGGTGGGTGAGGTGATCGTCGATATCGACCGCCGTGAAGTGGTGGCCGTGGGGCTGCGGGACAACCCCCTGACCCGTTTCCTGCCAGGCCTGCCGCGCTGGATGCCGCTGGACCGGATCCGTCAGGTGGGCGATGTGATCCTGGTGGATTCGGCCGACTCCCTCAGCGAGAACTTCAACCCCGAGCGCTACAGCCGGGTGATCAACTGCCAGGTGATCACCGAGTCCGGCGAGCAGCTGGGGCGGGTGCTCGGCTTCGCCTTCGACATCGAAACCGGCGAGCTCACCACCCTGGTGATGGGCGCCCTGGGTGTGCCCCTGTTGGGGGAAGGGGTGCTGAGCACCTGGGAAATGCCTGTGGAGGAGATCGTCAGCAGTGGCCCGGATCGGATCATTGTTTACGAGGGAGCCGAAGACAAGCTCAAACAGCTGAACAGCGGGGTGCTTGAGAAGCTGGGAGTCGGTGGTCCCAGCTGGGAAGAGCAGGAGCGGGAGCGCTACCGCGTCAACCTGGTGCCGGTGGAAAATCAGCTCACCTCCGGACAACCCCAGGAGCAGGAGCAACGGCGTCTTCAGGCTTCAGAAGCCGAACGGTTTGAGGCTGATGCAGAACTGGAATATGTGGAGCTGGAGGACCGGCGACAGGAGTTGATGCAGCAACGCCGCTACCTCGATGAGCCCCAGCGGTACGACGAGCAGCCTTACGCCGAGCCTCCTCGCTACGACGAGCGGCCGCCTGAGCGAGCACGGACCTACAACGAACCTGCACCCTTCGAGCAGCAGCCTGCCTACGAAGAACAGGCTGCTTATGGAGAACAGGCTGCTTACGAGGAACAGCCGCCGCGGCGTGCCATGCCAGCCTCCCGCCGCGCGGTTCAGCAGTCCGGAGAACCTCTCGATGTGGAACCGATGGAGGATGCAGCGCCCCAGCGCCGGAGCCAAGATCTCGACGATCCCTGGTGA
- the msrB gene encoding peptide-methionine (R)-S-oxide reductase MsrB — MSPSNPVERSAEEWKQSLTPEQFQVARCGGTERAFTGAYWNNKATGTYHCVCCGAPLFSSETKFDSGTGWPSFWDGVSSEAITTKADLTHGMVRTEINCAQCDAHLGHVFPDGPAPTGQRYCVNSASLDFKAS, encoded by the coding sequence ATGTCCCCGTCCAATCCGGTCGAACGCAGCGCCGAGGAGTGGAAGCAATCCCTGACGCCGGAGCAGTTCCAGGTGGCCCGCTGCGGTGGCACGGAGCGGGCCTTCACCGGGGCTTACTGGAACAACAAGGCCACGGGGACGTACCACTGCGTCTGCTGTGGTGCGCCTTTGTTCAGCTCTGAGACCAAGTTCGATTCGGGCACGGGCTGGCCCAGCTTCTGGGATGGTGTCAGCTCCGAGGCGATCACCACCAAAGCGGATCTGACCCACGGGATGGTGCGCACTGAAATCAATTGCGCTCAATGTGATGCTCACCTCGGGCACGTCTTCCCCGATGGCCCCGCGCCAACGGGCCAGCGCTACTGCGTCAACAGCGCATCGTTGGATTTCAAGGCGTCCTGA
- a CDS encoding glycosyl transferase: MARPRPAEPGPAVVLVSNGPGELTTWVRPLAERLHSNLRLRPRSSEAPASLHLVLVPCPNATGQERAAAEPWGLFERIVPAGRFWSLLLRPQRYGPWPQKGVVVFLGGDQFWTVLLSARLGYRHITYAEWVARWPGWNDRIAAMSDAVRRQLPVRYQPRCRVVGDLMADLSSFARREDPLPGGQWIGLLPGSKPAKLSVGMPFLLETADRLAQLQPGCRFLLPLAPTTSVDELLRFAGTSNPISARYSASVASVEQEESVTELVTGAGTRIRLLEQHPAHGPLSQCTLALTTVGANTAELGALAVPMIVIVPTQHLEVMQAWDGGLGLLARLPGLRRLIGVLLTLWRLRNNGLMAWPNISSGRAVVPERVGAITPEEIAKEACDWLNAPERLEGQRQDLQALRGEPGAVAALAAEVRGLLPRELNAS, encoded by the coding sequence TTGGCTCGTCCCCGCCCAGCAGAACCAGGACCTGCCGTCGTTCTCGTTTCAAACGGTCCCGGTGAGCTGACCACCTGGGTCAGACCTCTGGCGGAAAGGCTGCATTCCAACCTTCGCCTGCGACCTCGATCGTCGGAGGCACCAGCCTCCCTTCATCTGGTGTTGGTGCCCTGTCCCAATGCCACCGGCCAGGAGCGCGCGGCAGCGGAGCCCTGGGGCTTGTTCGAGCGCATCGTGCCGGCTGGACGTTTCTGGTCGCTGCTGCTGCGTCCCCAGCGCTACGGCCCATGGCCGCAGAAGGGTGTGGTGGTCTTTCTGGGAGGTGATCAGTTCTGGACTGTTCTTCTCTCAGCCCGTCTCGGCTACCGCCACATCACCTATGCCGAGTGGGTGGCGCGCTGGCCCGGCTGGAACGATCGGATTGCGGCGATGTCGGACGCGGTGCGCCGCCAGCTGCCGGTCCGTTATCAGCCCCGATGCCGCGTGGTCGGCGATCTGATGGCGGATTTGTCGTCCTTCGCTCGCCGCGAGGATCCTCTCCCCGGGGGCCAGTGGATTGGCCTGCTGCCTGGGTCCAAGCCGGCCAAGTTGAGCGTCGGCATGCCGTTTCTGCTTGAAACCGCCGATCGTCTGGCTCAGTTGCAACCCGGATGTCGCTTCCTGCTTCCGTTGGCACCCACCACAAGCGTTGATGAGTTGCTGCGTTTCGCCGGCACATCCAACCCGATTTCTGCCCGCTACAGCGCCTCTGTGGCGTCGGTGGAGCAAGAGGAGTCGGTGACGGAGTTGGTGACGGGGGCGGGGACGCGGATTCGTCTGCTGGAGCAGCATCCGGCCCATGGCCCCCTGAGCCAGTGCACCCTGGCCCTGACCACGGTCGGTGCCAACACGGCCGAGCTCGGTGCCCTTGCCGTGCCGATGATCGTGATTGTTCCTACTCAGCACCTGGAGGTGATGCAGGCCTGGGACGGCGGGCTGGGACTGCTGGCGCGTCTGCCGGGTCTGCGGCGTCTGATCGGTGTTCTGTTGACCCTCTGGCGTCTGCGCAACAACGGGTTGATGGCCTGGCCGAACATCAGTTCAGGCCGCGCCGTTGTGCCGGAGCGGGTGGGGGCGATCACCCCGGAGGAGATTGCGAAGGAGGCCTGCGATTGGCTGAACGCCCCTGAGCGGCTTGAGGGCCAGCGCCAGGACCTCCAGGCCTTGCGGGGAGAACCCGGGGCGGTGGCCGCGTTGGCTGCAGAGGTGAGGGGGTTGCTTCCCCGAGAGCTCAACGCTTCCTAG
- the accC gene encoding acetyl-CoA carboxylase biotin carboxylase subunit, with protein sequence MPIGKVLIANRGEIALRIIRSCRELGIATVAVYSSVDKDALHVQLADEAVCVGEALSSKSYLNIPNILAAATSRGADAIHPGYGFLAENDKFAEMCRDHGLTFVGPSPHAIRSMGDKSTAKSTMQSVGVPTVPGSEGLLSSTSQAAALAEEMGYPVMIKATAGGGGRGMRLVPDASQLESLYKAAQGEAEAAFGNPGLYMEKFIDRPRHVEVQVLADRLGNVVHLGERDCSIQRRHQKLLEEAPSPALDPDLRRRMGEAAVAAAQSINYEGAGTVEFLLDRSGGFYFMEMNTRIQVEHPVTEMVTGVDLIAEQLRIAGGEPISVSQEDIQLTGHAIECRINAEDARHNFRPAPGRITGWLPPGGPGVRVDSHVYTGYDIPPFYDSLIGKLIVWGKDRDHAMTRMKRALNECAVTGIPTTVEFHLEMLDRPEFINGDVHTKFVEQEMLP encoded by the coding sequence ATGCCCATCGGCAAAGTGCTGATCGCCAACCGCGGCGAGATTGCCTTAAGGATCATTCGAAGCTGCCGCGAGCTCGGGATCGCCACCGTGGCGGTGTACAGCTCCGTCGACAAGGACGCTCTTCACGTTCAGCTCGCTGATGAAGCGGTCTGCGTGGGCGAAGCCCTCAGCAGCAAGAGCTACCTCAACATTCCCAATATCCTGGCGGCCGCCACCTCCCGCGGTGCTGACGCCATCCACCCCGGCTACGGCTTCCTGGCGGAGAACGACAAGTTCGCCGAGATGTGCCGTGATCACGGCCTCACCTTCGTCGGGCCGTCACCCCACGCGATTCGCTCGATGGGGGACAAGTCGACCGCCAAATCGACCATGCAATCGGTGGGTGTTCCCACGGTTCCCGGCAGCGAGGGTCTGCTCAGCAGCACCAGCCAGGCGGCCGCCCTGGCCGAGGAGATGGGCTATCCCGTGATGATCAAGGCCACTGCCGGCGGCGGTGGTCGCGGCATGCGCCTGGTGCCCGATGCGAGCCAGCTGGAGAGCCTGTACAAAGCAGCCCAGGGGGAGGCGGAAGCCGCCTTCGGCAACCCCGGCCTGTACATGGAGAAATTCATCGATCGGCCCCGCCACGTGGAAGTACAGGTGCTGGCCGACCGCCTCGGCAATGTGGTTCACCTCGGTGAACGGGACTGCTCGATTCAGCGCCGTCACCAGAAACTGCTGGAGGAAGCCCCCAGCCCGGCCCTGGATCCAGACCTGCGCCGCCGCATGGGCGAAGCCGCCGTTGCCGCCGCCCAAAGCATCAATTACGAGGGCGCCGGAACGGTGGAATTTCTGCTGGATCGCAGCGGTGGGTTTTATTTCATGGAAATGAACACCCGGATCCAGGTGGAGCATCCGGTGACTGAGATGGTGACGGGTGTCGATCTGATCGCCGAGCAGCTGCGCATCGCCGGCGGCGAACCCATCAGCGTGAGCCAAGAGGACATCCAGCTCACCGGCCATGCGATCGAATGCCGGATCAATGCCGAGGATGCCCGGCACAACTTCCGTCCCGCACCCGGACGCATCACCGGATGGCTTCCACCCGGCGGGCCTGGTGTGCGCGTCGACAGCCACGTTTACACGGGCTACGACATCCCTCCCTTTTACGACTCGTTGATCGGCAAGCTGATCGTCTGGGGCAAAGACCGCGACCACGCCATGACCCGGATGAAACGTGCCCTGAATGAATGTGCCGTCACCGGGATTCCAACCACGGTGGAATTCCATCTGGAGATGCTGGATCGGCCGGAGTTCATCAACGGCGATGTGCACACCAAGTTCGTGGAGCAGGAGATGCTCCCCTGA
- a CDS encoding YggT family protein, with protein MTPLLLQALPVLHLLLGLLLAAWTLAFLLRIVLTWYPQVDLNQGAWPLVAWPTEPVLSVSRRVIAPIGGVDVTPVIWVGLISLVRELLVGQQGLLSQILMHAQAVA; from the coding sequence GTGACGCCGCTGCTGCTGCAGGCCCTGCCAGTCCTCCATTTGCTTCTGGGCTTGCTGCTGGCGGCCTGGACCCTGGCGTTTCTGCTGCGCATCGTGCTCACCTGGTATCCCCAGGTCGATCTGAACCAGGGCGCCTGGCCCCTGGTGGCATGGCCAACGGAACCTGTGCTCTCGGTGAGCCGCCGCGTGATCGCCCCGATCGGTGGAGTCGACGTCACCCCAGTGATCTGGGTGGGGTTGATCAGCCTCGTGCGCGAGTTGCTGGTCGGCCAGCAGGGTCTGCTCTCCCAGATCCTGATGCACGCCCAGGCGGTTGCCTGA
- the psbX gene encoding photosystem II reaction center X protein: MTPSLSNFLSSLLWGGVIVVIPASIALFLLSQTDQVDRKL, from the coding sequence ATGACACCCTCCCTCTCCAACTTCCTGAGCAGCCTCCTTTGGGGAGGTGTCATCGTCGTGATTCCTGCCTCCATCGCCCTGTTCCTGCTGAGCCAGACCGACCAGGTCGACCGCAAGCTCTGA
- a CDS encoding Ycf66 family protein yields MVNASLNWASIVGIVLAVGGALLYFMRSFKPALARDYDVFFAAIGLLCGGILFFQGWRLDPILQFGQFLLAGTTVFFAYESVRLRGVATEQARRSAYFDDEPAPARGGGPGGLRGGWDDGGYDRFDEPQPVRRRFSGRDDDAEERPEEEFYRPRRASRAAIPEEAASRRSADSEQGDSGWDQNDERSRRMARFRAGEARDERRPDFGSRRTDREEQRRGSRPMGRPERPAGERAPSGAEDAAFAPSRSSAPSGSAPNRARPSANPNTASDSRRSGEPPVASNRPSSNRQPPRSSRPSSGRPRDNSSRFDD; encoded by the coding sequence TTGGTTAACGCCAGTCTCAATTGGGCCAGCATCGTCGGCATCGTTTTGGCCGTCGGCGGCGCTCTGCTCTATTTCATGCGGTCGTTCAAGCCCGCCTTGGCGCGGGACTACGACGTGTTCTTTGCAGCCATCGGGCTGCTATGCGGCGGCATCCTGTTCTTCCAGGGATGGCGCCTTGACCCGATTCTTCAGTTCGGCCAGTTCCTGTTGGCGGGAACCACCGTGTTTTTCGCCTACGAGAGCGTGCGACTGCGCGGCGTGGCCACCGAACAAGCACGGCGCTCCGCCTACTTCGATGACGAACCGGCACCGGCCCGGGGCGGAGGCCCGGGGGGGCTGCGGGGCGGCTGGGATGACGGCGGTTACGACCGTTTTGATGAGCCTCAGCCGGTGCGGCGGCGCTTCTCAGGCCGTGACGATGACGCCGAAGAACGGCCTGAAGAGGAGTTCTACAGGCCGCGCCGCGCCAGCCGCGCCGCCATTCCTGAGGAAGCCGCCAGCCGTCGCTCGGCAGACAGTGAGCAGGGCGATTCCGGCTGGGACCAAAACGACGAGCGCTCCCGCCGCATGGCTCGCTTCCGCGCCGGCGAAGCCCGGGATGAACGACGCCCCGACTTTGGCTCCAGACGGACGGATCGAGAGGAACAACGCCGTGGCAGCCGGCCCATGGGGCGCCCTGAGCGTCCTGCCGGCGAACGGGCTCCTTCAGGAGCCGAGGATGCCGCCTTCGCCCCAAGCCGCAGTTCAGCGCCGAGTGGTTCCGCCCCGAACCGGGCACGCCCCAGCGCTAACCCGAACACCGCGAGCGACTCCAGGCGATCTGGCGAACCGCCCGTCGCCTCGAACCGGCCCAGCAGCAACCGCCAACCCCCCCGGAGCTCAAGGCCCTCGTCCGGCAGACCGCGGGACAACAGCTCCCGCTTCGACGACTGA
- a CDS encoding chlorophyll a/b-binding protein — protein MTSTSENPDTTSVPETSATTNDVPAFGWSGYAERVNGRFAMVGFVAVLLIEVLSRDTFLHWAGLLP, from the coding sequence ATGACCTCCACCAGCGAGAACCCTGACACCACGTCCGTTCCGGAGACGTCCGCCACCACCAACGATGTGCCTGCCTTCGGCTGGAGTGGTTATGCCGAGCGGGTGAATGGCCGTTTCGCCATGGTGGGTTTTGTGGCGGTGCTGTTGATCGAGGTGCTCAGCCGCGACACCTTCCTGCACTGGGCGGGGCTGCTGCCCTGA